The Geotalea uraniireducens Rf4 genome window below encodes:
- a CDS encoding response regulator transcription factor, which produces MTVDNPDTTLSTSSSDCLAFIVGPNHFQNTLLSAYIETHSKWKSSVVESIAAIPHKDEKEFPGHTAVLFDCFGLSSDNLSDNLLAELEQFPSNWAKALFNLDRHSDFEKKSLEYGVQGFFYNDDTVETLLKGLTAVFGGEFWVSRQKMAETILENGFRLRRMQIPSHVHIYPHDLTQREVELLGLLTLGSSNEVIADKLFISPHTVRTHLNHIFKKINVSSRLEASIWASETLFVRKHW; this is translated from the coding sequence ATGACGGTTGACAACCCAGATACAACTCTTTCGACTTCATCTTCTGACTGTCTGGCTTTTATAGTCGGTCCCAACCACTTTCAAAACACCCTTCTCTCCGCTTACATCGAAACCCATAGCAAGTGGAAAAGCAGCGTTGTTGAAAGCATTGCAGCAATTCCACACAAAGACGAGAAAGAATTTCCCGGCCACACAGCGGTCCTCTTCGACTGTTTCGGCTTGAGCAGCGACAACCTGTCTGACAACCTGCTGGCTGAACTGGAACAGTTCCCATCGAATTGGGCGAAGGCGCTGTTCAACCTGGATCGACATTCTGATTTCGAAAAGAAGTCTCTGGAGTATGGTGTTCAAGGGTTCTTTTACAACGATGATACTGTTGAAACACTCCTCAAGGGATTAACCGCCGTATTCGGCGGAGAGTTCTGGGTTTCTCGCCAGAAAATGGCGGAAACCATCCTGGAAAACGGCTTCAGGCTCAGACGCATGCAGATCCCCAGCCACGTCCACATATACCCCCATGACCTCACACAACGCGAGGTTGAACTTCTCGGCCTGCTGACCCTCGGCTCCAGCAACGAAGTCATCGCCGACAAACTGTTCATCAGCCCTCATACCGTCCGTACCCACCTCAATCATATCTTCAAAAAAATAAATGTGTCGAGCCGGCTGGAAGCCTCGATCTGGGCTTCAGAAACCCTATTCGTCCGAAAGCATTGGTAA
- a CDS encoding MerR family transcriptional regulator, whose product MEAAIPDKIFYKIGEVADITTLRPSVLRYWESEFNVLNPKKSRSGQRLYTREDLEVIREIKQLLYNEKLTIEGARKKIAGGLKRAGLNKNSVEIPKEKLMTILHEVIVDLKNLRNTL is encoded by the coding sequence ATGGAAGCTGCAATTCCCGACAAGATCTTTTATAAAATTGGTGAAGTTGCTGATATAACTACTTTACGACCGTCGGTTCTACGTTATTGGGAAAGTGAATTCAATGTTTTAAATCCTAAAAAGAGCCGTTCCGGTCAACGACTTTACACAAGGGAAGATCTTGAAGTTATTCGTGAAATAAAGCAGTTACTATATAATGAGAAGCTTACCATCGAGGGCGCAAGGAAAAAAATTGCCGGTGGTTTGAAAAGAGCGGGTTTAAATAAAAATAGCGTTGAGATTCCGAAAGAAAAGCTGATGACAATTCTTCATGAAGTCATAGTTGATCTCAAAAACCTCAGAAACACATTGTAA
- a CDS encoding integration host factor subunit alpha → MTKADIVERIYEKVGFSKKESAELVETVFDLIKNTLEDGDKIKIAGFGNFVVKEKADRRGRNPQTGEEITISARKILTFKPSQVLKAAINNQ, encoded by the coding sequence ATGACGAAAGCTGATATTGTTGAAAGAATTTACGAAAAGGTCGGATTTTCTAAAAAAGAATCTGCCGAGCTGGTAGAAACCGTATTTGACCTGATTAAAAATACCCTGGAAGATGGGGACAAGATTAAAATAGCTGGTTTCGGTAATTTTGTGGTAAAGGAAAAAGCTGATCGTCGAGGTAGAAATCCTCAAACTGGTGAAGAAATTACCATCAGTGCCAGAAAGATACTTACCTTCAAGCCGAGTCAGGTGTTAAAAGCTGCCATCAACAATCAGTAA
- the pheT gene encoding phenylalanine--tRNA ligase subunit beta, whose translation MIVTYNWLKEFVDCDLPAAELSDLLTMLGLEVERMETVGGGMDDVVVAQVEEKAQHPNADKLSLCKVNNGSEILTIVCGAQNFKTGDKVALAQIGAVLPGEFKIKRSKIRGEESYGMLCSEKELGLADESAGIMILPSDFQLGMPVFSALGLKDTIFEIGLTPNRADCLSVIGIAREIAAKLGKKISYPGHELVEGATPITDVTSINVEAPDLCPRYTARYISGCKIGPSPQWMVNRLKAVGLRSINNVVDVTNYVLMEYGHPLHAFDFNHLADGKIIVRPAGDGERFVTLDGQERVLQSSDLTIRDGQRGVALAGIMGGQNSEIGDDTTNILLESAYFNPSSIRRTSKRLGIHTESSHRFERGADVNILPKALDRAISLIAELAGGSVAQGIIDIYPQPVLPRKLTARVERINQMLGLSLSSDEVCDLFQRLEFNVTESVQGIVEVLVPSFRVDLEREIDLVEEIARLNGFEKIPVTMPQARIFSDLPSKHQIIGKSVKDLLVCQGLSEVINYSFFAPDAYDKVILVRDDYRRNTIKLLNPLSDEQSIMRTTLLPGLLETAARNASFRTLNQRIFEMRRIYLPKHGDELPEEPLYVAGLLTGFRNVEGWNQDKTEVDFYDVKGIIENIFVELHISGASFEAGNPESFYHPGKACTILCAGETIGSLGELHPTVQENYGLEKPLYYFEINFEKMVPHSMDTVSVNPPSRFPDTCRDIAMLIDDDTPSDAVVACAKSIKAAEVQDVEIFDLYKGENIPVGQKSIAIRVRYSSRDKTLSDDEVTPIHQRVIDTLRKKLNVTIR comes from the coding sequence ATGATAGTTACCTATAACTGGCTGAAAGAGTTTGTTGATTGTGATCTCCCTGCTGCCGAACTTTCGGACCTTCTTACCATGCTCGGACTTGAAGTCGAACGGATGGAAACTGTCGGCGGTGGGATGGACGATGTGGTGGTTGCACAGGTCGAGGAAAAGGCGCAGCATCCAAATGCCGACAAGCTTTCGCTGTGCAAGGTGAACAACGGCTCCGAGATACTGACGATAGTCTGCGGTGCCCAGAATTTCAAGACGGGCGACAAGGTTGCCCTGGCGCAGATCGGTGCGGTGCTGCCGGGCGAGTTCAAAATCAAGCGCTCGAAAATAAGGGGCGAAGAGTCGTATGGCATGCTTTGCTCAGAAAAAGAGCTTGGGCTTGCCGATGAGTCGGCCGGGATCATGATCCTGCCTTCCGACTTCCAGCTCGGCATGCCCGTGTTCAGCGCACTTGGCCTCAAGGATACCATCTTTGAAATCGGCCTCACGCCTAACCGGGCCGACTGCCTCAGTGTCATCGGCATAGCCAGGGAAATAGCCGCCAAGCTCGGTAAAAAAATCAGCTATCCCGGTCATGAGCTCGTTGAAGGCGCAACTCCCATAACGGATGTCACATCCATTAACGTCGAGGCGCCGGATCTCTGTCCGCGCTATACCGCACGGTACATTTCAGGATGCAAGATAGGGCCTTCCCCTCAGTGGATGGTGAATCGACTCAAGGCTGTCGGACTCCGCTCCATCAACAACGTGGTCGATGTCACCAATTATGTGTTGATGGAGTACGGCCACCCGCTCCATGCCTTTGATTTCAATCACCTTGCCGATGGAAAGATCATCGTTCGTCCGGCAGGAGACGGGGAACGCTTCGTCACTTTGGACGGCCAGGAGCGTGTACTCCAGTCATCGGATCTCACCATTCGCGACGGACAAAGGGGGGTTGCGCTTGCTGGGATCATGGGGGGGCAGAATTCCGAAATCGGCGACGATACGACGAATATTTTACTTGAGAGCGCCTATTTCAATCCGTCAAGCATTCGCCGGACGTCCAAGCGGTTGGGGATTCATACCGAATCTTCCCATCGCTTTGAGCGGGGGGCGGACGTAAATATCCTGCCCAAAGCTCTCGACCGCGCCATTTCCCTGATTGCAGAACTTGCCGGCGGCAGCGTGGCTCAAGGTATTATCGACATCTACCCGCAACCGGTTCTGCCGCGAAAACTTACCGCCCGTGTTGAGCGGATCAATCAAATGCTCGGTTTGTCCCTTTCTTCCGACGAGGTCTGCGACCTGTTCCAGCGACTTGAATTCAACGTAACGGAATCGGTGCAGGGTATTGTCGAGGTGCTGGTTCCTTCATTCCGTGTTGATTTGGAACGGGAGATCGATCTTGTTGAAGAAATTGCCAGGCTCAACGGATTCGAAAAGATTCCGGTCACGATGCCGCAGGCGAGGATATTTTCGGATCTTCCCTCAAAGCATCAGATAATCGGTAAAAGTGTGAAGGACCTGCTGGTTTGTCAGGGGCTCTCCGAGGTCATCAATTACAGTTTCTTCGCTCCCGATGCATACGATAAAGTTATCCTTGTCCGGGACGACTACCGGCGCAACACCATAAAACTGCTCAATCCGCTGTCCGACGAGCAGTCAATAATGCGTACCACACTCCTTCCCGGTCTTCTTGAAACCGCGGCCAGAAATGCCAGTTTCAGGACGTTGAATCAGCGCATTTTCGAGATGCGGCGGATTTATCTGCCCAAGCATGGTGATGAACTACCCGAAGAACCACTTTATGTGGCGGGGTTGCTGACGGGGTTTCGCAACGTGGAAGGGTGGAATCAGGATAAGACCGAGGTGGACTTCTATGATGTTAAGGGGATCATAGAAAATATCTTTGTCGAATTGCACATTTCCGGCGCTTCCTTTGAAGCGGGAAACCCAGAAAGTTTTTATCATCCCGGTAAAGCGTGTACAATCCTGTGTGCCGGCGAAACCATCGGTTCTTTAGGGGAGCTGCACCCCACTGTGCAGGAAAACTATGGGTTGGAGAAACCGCTGTACTACTTTGAGATCAATTTTGAAAAGATGGTTCCCCATAGCATGGATACTGTGTCGGTGAATCCGCCTTCACGCTTCCCTGACACATGCCGCGATATTGCAATGCTTATTGATGATGACACACCATCAGACGCGGTTGTTGCCTGTGCAAAGAGCATAAAAGCTGCCGAGGTTCAGGACGTTGAGATATTTGATTTATACAAAGGTGAAAATATACCGGTCGGCCAGAAGAGTATTGCCATACGGGTTCGTTACAGTTCCAGGGATAAAACTCTCAGCGATGATGAAGTAACACCAATCCACCAACGGGTTATCGACACGTTACGGAAAAAATTAAATGTGACGATCCGGTAA
- the pheS gene encoding phenylalanine--tRNA ligase subunit alpha, which translates to MREKLEALLADAVAELSQVSTEDGLQELRVKYLGKKGELTAVMKGLGALSPEERPVIGQVVNTVKGELEAKIESAGLKIREDIKAEKLRSERVDVTLPGRRRPIGTRHPITLVIEEITAIFAGLGFLVAEGPEIEHDFYNFEALNFPKDHPARDMQDTFFISDTVLLRTHTSPVQIRTMLKQAPPVRIIAPGTVYRCDSDATHSPMFHQIEGLMVDKGVTFGDLKGILTIFINQLFGQGTGVRLRPSFFPFTEPSAEVDIACVICKGKGCRVCKNTGWLEILGAGMVDPEVYRHVNYDSEIYSGFAFGMGIERIAMLKYGISDMRLLFENDLRFLKQF; encoded by the coding sequence ATGAGGGAAAAACTGGAAGCACTTCTTGCGGATGCCGTTGCTGAGCTTTCTCAGGTTAGTACTGAAGATGGTTTGCAGGAGCTGCGGGTAAAATATCTCGGGAAAAAAGGTGAGCTGACCGCTGTTATGAAGGGTCTGGGCGCACTTTCTCCCGAGGAACGGCCGGTCATCGGCCAGGTTGTCAACACGGTAAAGGGTGAGCTGGAAGCAAAGATCGAGTCTGCCGGTCTCAAGATCCGTGAGGATATAAAGGCTGAAAAACTAAGGTCGGAACGTGTCGATGTAACGCTTCCCGGCCGGAGACGGCCGATTGGTACCAGGCATCCCATTACCCTCGTTATCGAAGAGATTACCGCCATCTTTGCCGGTCTGGGCTTTCTCGTGGCCGAGGGGCCTGAAATCGAGCATGACTTCTATAATTTCGAGGCATTGAACTTCCCCAAGGATCATCCTGCCCGCGACATGCAGGATACCTTTTTCATCAGCGACACCGTTCTGTTGCGCACCCATACCTCTCCGGTCCAGATACGCACCATGCTCAAGCAGGCTCCGCCGGTGCGCATTATCGCGCCGGGCACTGTGTACCGTTGTGATTCCGATGCCACCCACTCACCCATGTTCCACCAGATCGAGGGGCTGATGGTCGATAAGGGGGTAACATTCGGTGATTTGAAGGGTATTCTGACCATTTTCATCAACCAGTTGTTCGGGCAGGGGACCGGTGTGCGGCTGCGCCCCAGCTTCTTTCCCTTTACCGAGCCGAGTGCTGAGGTTGATATCGCCTGCGTCATCTGCAAGGGGAAGGGGTGCCGTGTCTGCAAGAACACGGGCTGGCTGGAGATCCTGGGAGCAGGGATGGTCGATCCGGAAGTATACCGCCATGTTAATTATGACTCGGAAATCTATTCCGGTTTCGCATTCGGCATGGGGATCGAAAGGATTGCCATGCTGAAATACGGCATCAGTGACATGCGCCTGTTGTTCGAGAATGATCTCCGTTTCCTTAAGCAGTTTTGA
- the rplT gene encoding 50S ribosomal protein L20 — MPRVKRGFKARQRRNKVLKLAKGYRGARSKLFRSATEAVDRALNYAFRDRRVKKRDFRALWIARINAAARINGLSYSKLIHGLKIAKVEVDRKVMADLAVSDPRGFAEIASLAKANI, encoded by the coding sequence ATGCCACGCGTAAAAAGAGGATTTAAAGCGAGACAAAGAAGGAACAAGGTATTAAAACTGGCCAAGGGCTACAGGGGCGCCAGGAGCAAACTTTTCAGGAGTGCGACTGAAGCGGTAGACCGTGCACTGAACTATGCGTTTCGTGACAGAAGGGTGAAGAAAAGAGATTTTCGCGCTCTCTGGATTGCCAGGATCAACGCCGCTGCAAGAATCAATGGTCTTTCCTACAGCAAGCTTATCCATGGTTTGAAGATAGCCAAGGTTGAGGTTGACCGGAAAGTAATGGCAGATCTTGCCGTTTCAGATCCACGCGGGTTTGCAGAGATTGCTTCTCTTGCCAAAGCGAATATTTAA
- the rpmI gene encoding 50S ribosomal protein L35, with amino-acid sequence MPKIKTHRGAAKRFRKTGTGKIKRNHAFTSHILTSKTRKNKRNLRKGAIVAAVDHKNIAKLIPYM; translated from the coding sequence ATGCCTAAAATCAAAACCCATAGGGGCGCTGCCAAGCGCTTCAGAAAAACCGGTACCGGCAAGATCAAAAGGAATCATGCGTTTACCAGTCATATCCTGACCTCCAAGACCAGAAAAAACAAGCGCAATCTGCGCAAGGGTGCTATTGTCGCAGCGGTAGACCATAAAAATATCGCCAAGCTTATTCCGTATATGTAA
- the infC gene encoding translation initiation factor IF-3 yields MAKPTVNINQAIRAKEVRVVGAESEQLGILPLREALALAESQQLDLVEVSPTAVPPVCRIMDYGKFKYQQSKKQQEAKKKQVQVQLKEVKLRPKTDEHDLQFKIKHVRRFLEEGNKAKVTVVFRGREITHMDLGQSALDKFAAELQDIALIEVKQKMEGRSMFMIVAPKTKTK; encoded by the coding sequence ATAGCTAAACCGACAGTTAACATCAACCAGGCAATCAGGGCGAAAGAAGTCCGCGTAGTCGGGGCTGAAAGCGAGCAACTCGGCATACTTCCGCTTAGGGAAGCATTGGCGCTGGCCGAGAGTCAACAGCTGGATCTGGTGGAAGTTTCACCTACAGCTGTGCCGCCGGTATGCCGGATCATGGATTACGGGAAATTTAAATATCAGCAGAGCAAAAAACAGCAGGAAGCAAAAAAGAAGCAGGTGCAGGTACAGCTGAAAGAGGTCAAGTTAAGACCCAAGACCGATGAGCATGACTTGCAGTTTAAGATAAAGCATGTAAGGCGTTTCCTGGAAGAGGGAAATAAGGCCAAGGTGACGGTAGTTTTCCGCGGCCGCGAAATTACCCACATGGATCTGGGACAGAGTGCCCTTGATAAGTTTGCTGCCGAATTGCAGGACATAGCACTAATCGAAGTAAAACAGAAAATGGAAGGGCGCAGTATGTTTATGATTGTTGCCCCTAAAACAAAAACCAAATAA
- the thrS gene encoding threonine--tRNA ligase, producing the protein MSDTKVTLPDGTERTLQEGATVYDLAASIGAGLAKAAIAGKINGDLVDLATVLPDGAKVEIITEKSAEALEIIRHSTSHLMAQAVKSLFPEAKVTIGPAIETGFYYDFDVDHPFTPEDLEKIEKKMSELAKANLKIERQVLTGADAIKLFRDMGEIYKVELIEDLSADTVSLYRQGDFVDLCRGPHLPSTSHIKAFKLTSIAGAYWRGDEKRKMLQRVYGTAFADKKELDAYLARLEEAKRRDHRKLGKELDLFSFSDEVGAGLVIWHPKGAMLRTILEDFERKEHFRRGYDIVVGPQILKTELWQRSGHYDNYRENMYFTEVDEQGYGIKPMNCLAHMMIYKSQLRSYRDLPLRYFELGTVHRHERAGVLHGLLRVRGFTQDDAHILCTPEQLDGEIKGVLSFVKDVMGIFGFEYEMELSTRPEKSIGSDEDWERATKALLGALQDSGRPFEINEGDGAFYGPKIDIKLRDALDRRWQCATIQCDFTLPERFDLTYIGADGEKKRPVMVHRVILGAIERFIGVLIEHFAGSFPVWLAPVQAIVLTVTDNQVSYANEIYTALRAAGIRVQQDFRNEKLGFKIREAQLQKIPYMLIIGDKEVESGMVTPRFRDGNNLDSMKPAELIEFIEKEVKSFH; encoded by the coding sequence ATGAGTGATACCAAGGTAACGCTGCCTGATGGAACTGAAAGGACGCTGCAAGAGGGAGCTACGGTCTATGACCTGGCTGCCTCGATTGGTGCCGGTCTTGCCAAGGCTGCTATCGCCGGCAAGATAAACGGCGACCTGGTGGACCTTGCGACGGTCCTGCCTGACGGCGCCAAGGTGGAGATAATCACCGAGAAAAGTGCGGAGGCGCTTGAGATCATCAGGCATTCCACCTCCCATCTCATGGCCCAGGCGGTCAAAAGCCTCTTTCCCGAGGCAAAGGTTACCATCGGTCCGGCCATTGAAACCGGTTTTTATTATGATTTTGACGTTGATCACCCCTTCACGCCGGAAGACCTGGAAAAGATCGAAAAGAAAATGTCCGAATTGGCCAAGGCCAATCTCAAGATAGAGCGTCAGGTCCTTACCGGTGCGGATGCCATCAAGCTGTTCAGGGATATGGGGGAGATCTACAAAGTTGAGCTCATCGAAGACCTGAGTGCTGATACGGTTTCCCTGTACCGCCAGGGGGATTTCGTTGACCTCTGCCGCGGCCCGCATCTACCTTCCACTTCTCATATCAAGGCCTTCAAGCTTACCTCCATCGCCGGCGCTTACTGGCGGGGCGATGAAAAGCGCAAGATGCTGCAGCGGGTCTATGGTACGGCATTTGCCGACAAGAAGGAGCTTGATGCCTATCTGGCGCGACTGGAAGAGGCGAAGCGACGTGACCATCGAAAGCTCGGCAAGGAGCTCGACCTGTTCTCCTTCTCCGACGAGGTCGGAGCCGGCTTGGTCATCTGGCACCCCAAGGGTGCGATGCTGCGTACCATCCTGGAAGACTTCGAGCGCAAGGAGCATTTCCGTCGCGGATACGATATAGTTGTCGGGCCGCAGATATTGAAGACCGAGTTGTGGCAGCGCTCCGGGCACTACGACAATTATCGGGAAAACATGTACTTCACCGAAGTGGATGAGCAGGGGTACGGCATCAAGCCGATGAACTGTCTTGCCCACATGATGATCTACAAGTCGCAGCTGCGTAGCTACCGTGATCTGCCGCTCCGTTATTTCGAGCTGGGCACGGTGCATCGCCACGAGCGGGCAGGCGTGCTTCACGGCCTGTTGCGGGTGCGTGGCTTTACCCAGGATGACGCCCATATCCTTTGCACCCCGGAGCAGCTTGACGGCGAGATTAAAGGGGTGCTCTCCTTTGTCAAGGATGTCATGGGGATTTTCGGCTTTGAGTATGAAATGGAGCTTTCTACCCGGCCGGAGAAGTCCATCGGTTCTGACGAAGACTGGGAGCGGGCGACCAAGGCCCTTCTGGGGGCGTTGCAGGATTCCGGGCGTCCTTTTGAGATTAATGAGGGCGATGGCGCATTCTATGGGCCGAAAATCGACATCAAACTGCGCGATGCCCTTGACAGACGGTGGCAGTGTGCTACAATCCAGTGCGATTTTACCCTGCCGGAGCGCTTTGATCTTACATATATAGGCGCAGACGGCGAGAAAAAGCGGCCGGTCATGGTGCACCGGGTCATACTCGGCGCCATTGAGCGGTTTATAGGTGTATTGATCGAGCATTTTGCGGGAAGCTTTCCGGTTTGGCTCGCCCCGGTTCAGGCAATAGTCCTAACTGTCACCGATAACCAGGTTTCCTATGCCAACGAGATTTACACGGCTTTGCGTGCAGCGGGGATACGCGTTCAGCAAGATTTCAGGAATGAAAAGCTCGGTTTTAAAATCCGCGAAGCGCAGTTGCAGAAGATTCCTTATATGCTGATAATTGGTGATAAGGAAGTTGAATCGGGAATGGTAACTCCCAGATTCCGGGATGGAAACAATCTTGATAGTATGAAGCCGGCTGAACTTATTGAGTTTATAGAAAAGGAAGTCAAAAGTTTTCATTGA
- a CDS encoding SemiSWEET family sugar transporter has product MLKRGSIDRTTRGVVLLSVIMLCGCKEFAVHDTSSLLIPRFQRSEVLGFVAGFGTTFAAMPDLIKMIKRRSSKGINPTMAGIMGVFQIVWIYYGLLIASRPVIVWNLAAVVINSMTVWAYFRFARIERNQAKE; this is encoded by the coding sequence ATGCTGAAGAGGGGTTCCATCGACAGGACGACGCGCGGGGTTGTACTGCTGAGCGTGATCATGCTCTGTGGCTGCAAGGAATTTGCGGTACACGACACGTCGAGCCTGCTGATCCCCAGGTTTCAACGGTCCGAGGTCCTTGGTTTTGTGGCAGGATTTGGAACGACCTTTGCCGCCATGCCCGACTTGATCAAGATGATCAAGCGACGGTCAAGCAAGGGTATAAACCCGACGATGGCGGGCATTATGGGGGTTTTTCAGATTGTTTGGATATATTATGGCCTCTTGATTGCGTCGCGGCCGGTGATTGTGTGGAACCTGGCCGCCGTGGTCATCAATTCCATGACTGTCTGGGCGTACTTTCGATTCGCCCGCATAGAAAGGAACCAAGCAAAAGAATGA